One genomic region from Evansella sp. LMS18 encodes:
- a CDS encoding carboxylate--amine ligase — protein sequence MEKILVTEAGVSPSENLIKSWKKSKTREEIIGVSRNKYNLLCSKADNKRLIPYEYAFSSKYKNSLLSLIGQEKPGLTVFMSDVEILEASRFREDILAAGTKLFMPEHEVIELCTDKYKSYQVWEAAGIKVPKTKTINNKQDLKKALSQLGDEEGKVWLRSTIGAGGKGALPTNDYEFAVNWIDLYNGWGKFTASELLQSSKTVTWLSIWYEGELVVAQTRRRKSWSFGNRTLSGVTGITNIGETCSDELVNRIAQDTIMTIDKNPHGVYGVDMTYDKANIPNPTEINMRFFTTSYFFTEAGLNMPEIYKDIALYGRFPSLDKKINPLPNGLLWIRDMDREPILTTEEEASRLVDIKVKYEGIY from the coding sequence ATGGAAAAAATATTAGTGACGGAAGCAGGAGTCTCCCCTTCAGAGAACTTGATTAAATCCTGGAAAAAGTCAAAAACAAGAGAAGAAATAATCGGTGTTTCGAGAAATAAATATAATCTGTTATGTTCCAAAGCAGACAATAAAAGATTGATCCCTTACGAGTATGCTTTCAGCAGTAAATATAAAAACTCGTTACTGTCATTAATAGGACAGGAGAAGCCTGGGCTTACAGTTTTTATGAGCGATGTAGAAATCCTGGAAGCATCCAGGTTCAGAGAGGACATTTTGGCTGCTGGAACAAAATTGTTTATGCCTGAGCATGAGGTGATTGAGCTATGTACTGATAAATATAAATCCTATCAAGTCTGGGAAGCTGCAGGAATTAAGGTACCTAAGACAAAGACTATAAATAACAAACAGGATTTGAAAAAGGCTCTCAGCCAGCTTGGGGATGAGGAAGGAAAAGTGTGGCTTCGTTCAACAATCGGTGCAGGGGGCAAGGGCGCTTTACCAACAAATGATTATGAGTTTGCAGTGAATTGGATTGATCTGTACAACGGCTGGGGAAAATTTACAGCCTCTGAGCTGTTGCAGTCTTCCAAGACTGTAACTTGGTTATCTATCTGGTATGAAGGAGAATTAGTCGTTGCCCAGACAAGAAGAAGAAAATCGTGGAGCTTTGGCAACCGGACGTTGTCCGGGGTTACAGGCATTACAAATATAGGGGAGACTTGTTCTGATGAACTGGTAAACCGGATTGCCCAGGATACCATTATGACAATTGACAAAAATCCCCACGGGGTTTATGGGGTGGACATGACTTATGATAAGGCAAATATACCTAACCCTACAGAAATAAACATGAGGTTTTTTACTACCTCCTACTTCTTTACAGAGGCTGGACTGAATATGCCGGAAATCTATAAAGATATCGCTTTATATGGCAGGTTTCCAAGCCTTGATAAGAAAATAAATCCATTGCCGAATGGGCTGCTGTGGATTAGAGATATGGACCGGGAGCCGATTTTAACAACGGAGGAAGAAGCAAGTCGTCTTGTGGATATAAAAGTTAAATACGAAGGGATATATTAA
- a CDS encoding sugar transferase, giving the protein MKRAIDLICSIILIIFFSPLMMIISISILISMGSPILFKQERPGLHGKPFYIYKFRTMIEKRDSSGKMLPGKERLTKTGVFLRKFSLDELPQLYNVFRGELSLVGPRPLLMEYLALYTEEQARRHEVKPGITGWAQVNGRNAISWEEKFKYDLWYVDNQSTWVDIKIIFLTVKKVVIKEGVSSKAHYSMDRYRGAE; this is encoded by the coding sequence ATGAAGAGAGCTATTGATCTTATATGTTCAATAATCTTAATTATATTTTTTTCACCGTTAATGATGATTATCTCAATTAGTATTTTAATATCAATGGGTTCTCCTATACTGTTTAAGCAGGAGAGGCCAGGATTGCATGGCAAACCTTTTTACATTTATAAATTCAGAACAATGATAGAGAAAAGAGATTCATCAGGTAAAATGCTCCCAGGGAAAGAAAGGTTGACCAAAACCGGAGTCTTTCTGCGGAAATTTAGTCTGGATGAGCTGCCGCAGCTGTACAATGTTTTCAGAGGAGAACTGAGTTTAGTTGGCCCACGTCCATTATTAATGGAATATCTGGCATTGTATACAGAAGAGCAGGCAAGAAGGCATGAAGTGAAACCGGGCATCACGGGGTGGGCTCAAGTAAATGGGAGAAATGCAATTAGCTGGGAGGAGAAATTTAAGTATGACCTCTGGTATGTAGATAATCAGTCTACCTGGGTAGATATAAAGATAATATTTCTTACAGTGAAAAAAGTCGTCATTAAAGAAGGAGTAAGCTCAAAAGCTCATTATAGTATGGACAGATACAGGGGTGCTGAATAG
- a CDS encoding tyrosine-protein phosphatase: protein MLVDIHNHILPGLDDGPKNWEETIMLAKQAAETGITHVIATPHHKHKHGGHYYVNEPENINILTEKANKLIKKHGINLSIHPGIEFHIHRDILADLEEKPGDFLTLNNTLKYMLIEPPCSYYPEHTMDLSLRLKQKGIIPVLAHPERNKIIRRNPEIVYELVSEGVLIQVTADSITGSGRRLKNFSHHLLDHNLVHFIASDAHHYVKRKFKLVSAYEYIGVNYSSGYREYLERNAVHLLKGTDIKPFHPLSIGKRRQYFFLYNHPLNKIKA from the coding sequence TTGCTTGTAGATATCCACAACCATATTTTGCCGGGTCTCGATGACGGCCCGAAAAACTGGGAAGAAACAATCATGCTGGCAAAACAGGCAGCTGAAACAGGAATAACCCATGTGATAGCAACACCTCATCATAAACATAAACACGGCGGCCATTATTATGTTAATGAACCTGAAAATATTAATATATTGACAGAAAAAGCAAACAAACTGATAAAGAAACACGGGATTAATTTATCCATTCACCCGGGGATTGAGTTTCATATTCATCGGGATATATTAGCTGATCTGGAAGAAAAACCGGGCGACTTTTTAACATTAAATAATACGTTAAAATATATGTTAATTGAACCGCCATGCAGCTACTACCCTGAACACACAATGGATTTAAGTTTAAGACTGAAACAAAAAGGAATAATTCCCGTTCTTGCTCATCCCGAAAGAAATAAAATAATAAGAAGAAACCCTGAGATTGTTTACGAATTAGTCAGTGAAGGAGTGCTGATTCAGGTTACTGCAGACAGTATTACAGGCAGTGGAAGAAGATTAAAAAACTTTTCTCATCACTTACTTGACCATAATCTGGTTCACTTCATCGCTTCTGATGCTCATCATTATGTGAAAAGGAAGTTTAAATTAGTCTCAGCCTATGAGTATATTGGGGTTAACTATTCTTCCGGCTACAGAGAATACCTGGAACGAAACGCTGTTCATCTTCTTAAAGGAACTGATATTAAGCCTTTTCATCCTCTCTCTATAGGTAAGAGAAGACAGTACTTCTTTCTTTATAACCATCCTTTAAATAAGATAAAGGCATAA
- a CDS encoding GNAT family N-acetyltransferase: MYNLEIIDNNTYWKEKIQLFKSIDVYYSYEYGQLFASVEGGELLAAYLERGNTKLFYPFIKRSVPLENDIYCYDIITPYGYGGPHIEGVSQDIVEDFYSQFKVYCISNNIISETIRCHPLTRNYLKLSSNLEVKYIRQTTAVDLREPLTDISNNYSPANKRNIKKAEREGVTCFQAEPTIENINLFIDLYTETMNRNQAGSYYFFEKKYFYEQMKETMAGKTYLLFASLNNEVIAAVMVIIGKNYAHYHLGASRTSCLYLRPNNLLFDYMIKFSKSKGTSFLHLGGGYEENDGLFKFKTSFTNNNNYKYFIGTQIYNEDLYKKIVKDVETKYFINENYFPVYRGILAPKEIQLG; the protein is encoded by the coding sequence TTGTACAATCTAGAGATTATTGACAATAATACTTATTGGAAAGAAAAGATACAGTTATTTAAAAGCATAGATGTGTATTACAGTTACGAGTATGGACAGTTATTTGCAAGTGTTGAAGGTGGTGAATTGCTGGCTGCGTATTTGGAAAGGGGCAATACTAAGCTATTCTATCCATTTATCAAACGAAGTGTCCCATTGGAGAATGATATATACTGCTATGATATTATTACACCATATGGTTACGGGGGGCCTCACATAGAAGGCGTAAGCCAAGACATAGTGGAGGATTTCTATAGTCAATTTAAGGTGTATTGTATATCTAATAATATTATTTCAGAAACAATTCGCTGTCACCCATTAACGAGGAATTACCTGAAGCTAAGCAGTAACCTGGAAGTAAAGTATATAAGACAAACAACAGCAGTAGATCTTAGGGAACCTCTTACTGATATCAGTAATAACTATTCTCCTGCAAACAAACGAAATATTAAAAAGGCGGAGAGAGAGGGAGTGACCTGTTTTCAGGCAGAACCCACAATTGAGAACATTAACTTGTTTATTGATCTGTATACCGAGACAATGAACAGGAATCAGGCAGGAAGCTACTACTTTTTTGAAAAAAAATATTTCTACGAGCAAATGAAAGAGACTATGGCGGGCAAAACATATCTCCTGTTTGCAAGTTTAAATAATGAAGTAATTGCCGCAGTTATGGTTATTATAGGAAAAAATTATGCCCATTATCATTTAGGCGCATCAAGAACGAGTTGTCTGTATCTAAGGCCGAATAACCTATTATTCGATTATATGATTAAATTCAGTAAATCCAAAGGAACATCATTTCTTCATTTAGGCGGTGGATATGAAGAAAATGATGGTCTTTTTAAATTCAAAACTTCATTTACTAATAATAATAACTATAAGTACTTTATAGGTACTCAAATTTATAACGAAGACTTATACAAAAAGATTGTTAAAGATGTAGAAACAAAGTATTTTATTAACGAAAATTATTTTCCTGTATACAGAGGTATTCTGGCACCTAAAGAAATCCAGTTGGGATAA
- a CDS encoding ABC transporter ATP-binding protein, whose amino-acid sequence MKNSTKKLLKLFNKKEKKKFIKLFFMMIIAALFETIGIGLIVPFVGIVTNPDMIQEQPILMYIYNLFNFSSPTSFIISSVLFLLLIFLLKNLYLLFFHYIQYRVILNQQVYLSRRLFKEYLTKPYSFHLQRNTANLLRNVTSEVSKVFQGIILSSFQLITEILVIICIFILLLITAPIATLTACVLLGGSVFVFFRFFRRKISTLGKEQQKVSATTIKWVNQGLGASKEVKVSGKEGFFVNSYTHQSQIKANNSRYMKMLEQVPRLFIETLLVSIVLVTMLIIVFQDKNTTQLVSTMALFAMAAFRLMPSINRVVAMITTIRYSYPALEVVYEDLFNANEDTNLLSQNQSPFVINKGKNVFRESIKLKNISFKYPNQEGYSIQNVSLTIPIGSSVAFIGESGAGKTTLVDIILGLFKPEKGSIKVDNIDLFEQKSLWQQRIGYIPQTIYLSDDSIRRNIAFGIESKAIDDKEVWRALEQAQLKEFVESLPDKLDTEVGERGVRLSGGQRQRIGIARALYHNPEILFMDEATSALDNETEQEIMKAIELLKGEKTIIIIAHRLSTIENCDLVFKMKKGRIVETQNKICQSVRHVVN is encoded by the coding sequence ATGAAAAATTCAACCAAAAAACTTCTAAAACTCTTTAACAAGAAAGAGAAAAAGAAGTTTATTAAATTATTCTTTATGATGATAATTGCAGCTTTATTTGAAACTATTGGTATCGGATTAATTGTCCCCTTTGTAGGAATAGTAACTAATCCAGATATGATACAGGAACAACCAATATTGATGTATATATATAATTTGTTTAATTTTAGTTCGCCAACAAGTTTTATAATTTCCTCAGTATTGTTCTTACTTCTTATATTTCTATTAAAAAATCTGTATTTACTTTTTTTTCACTATATCCAATATAGAGTTATTTTAAATCAACAAGTTTACCTCTCACGCCGTTTATTTAAAGAATATTTAACTAAACCATACAGTTTCCATCTCCAACGTAATACGGCTAACTTACTTAGAAATGTAACTAGTGAAGTCTCAAAAGTCTTTCAAGGTATTATTCTCTCAAGCTTTCAGTTAATTACTGAAATTTTAGTTATCATTTGCATATTTATACTACTCTTAATAACCGCCCCAATTGCAACACTTACTGCTTGTGTTTTATTAGGTGGTAGTGTTTTTGTTTTTTTTAGATTTTTCCGAAGAAAAATTAGTACGTTAGGTAAAGAACAACAAAAGGTTAGCGCTACAACAATAAAATGGGTTAATCAGGGACTAGGGGCAAGTAAAGAAGTAAAAGTTTCCGGTAAGGAAGGATTCTTTGTTAATTCTTATACTCATCAAAGTCAAATAAAAGCCAACAATAGTCGCTATATGAAGATGCTAGAACAAGTTCCTCGGTTATTTATTGAAACCTTATTAGTATCCATTGTATTGGTTACAATGCTAATTATAGTTTTTCAAGATAAAAATACAACTCAGCTTGTATCAACTATGGCATTATTTGCTATGGCAGCATTTAGGTTAATGCCTTCTATAAATAGAGTTGTAGCAATGATAACAACCATCCGATATAGTTATCCAGCACTGGAGGTTGTATATGAAGATCTGTTTAATGCTAACGAAGATACCAATTTATTATCACAAAATCAGAGTCCTTTCGTCATAAATAAAGGGAAGAATGTGTTTAGAGAGAGTATTAAGCTTAAAAATATCTCTTTTAAATATCCAAATCAAGAAGGATATTCAATACAAAATGTATCACTTACTATTCCTATTGGAAGTTCAGTAGCTTTTATTGGTGAATCGGGAGCTGGTAAGACAACTTTAGTTGATATAATTCTTGGGCTATTTAAACCTGAAAAGGGCAGTATAAAGGTAGATAATATAGATTTATTTGAACAAAAATCCTTATGGCAACAAAGAATAGGATATATTCCACAAACAATTTACCTATCGGATGATTCAATACGCAGAAATATTGCATTTGGAATAGAAAGTAAAGCAATTGATGATAAGGAGGTTTGGAGAGCACTTGAACAAGCGCAACTAAAAGAATTTGTTGAATCACTACCTGATAAACTTGATACAGAAGTTGGCGAAAGAGGTGTAAGACTTTCTGGCGGACAACGTCAGAGGATAGGTATTGCAAGAGCTCTTTATCATAATCCAGAAATTTTATTCATGGATGAAGCAACATCAGCTCTGGATAATGAAACAGAACAAGAAATAATGAAGGCTATAGAACTTTTAAAGGGTGAAAAAACTATAATTATAATTGCACACCGGCTAAGCACCATTGAAAACTGCGATCTGGTTTTTAAAATGAAAAAAGGTAGAATTGTCGAAACACAAAATAAAATTTGTCAATCTGTACGACACGTAGTTAACTAA
- a CDS encoding phosphotransferase family protein has translation MTFVNDYHKKRKVHYNEIITSDIQGEFLIILRHGVYKIIHINKFEVTTTLPMDLDDSSTLIMDLQKAERAAVCELAPNLICSSIENRYFKEEYINAIRPSYSFNEIELVYKDVIPALIEIINTEVPIVVNSSIYIRDLWKEVDYKIDKLQQKKSIDIKYITKMKNFRNWWYTQLQDDILPTSTVMVFSHGDFWEGNILQSNNGLKVIDWNTASMRSYFFDLYFVLFSLTSRTIDTQYGIYRLNQELSESIDFLSKTLINSNRFEGIPKQVVNTDFYRLLFYLDFMLLKLKEFNTEDIKHMKEFVRWLDLFEELEKCNSVPMTSKEKLTTI, from the coding sequence ATGACCTTTGTTAATGATTACCATAAAAAGAGGAAAGTTCACTATAACGAAATAATAACTTCGGACATCCAGGGTGAATTTTTAATAATTTTAAGGCACGGTGTTTATAAAATAATTCATATTAATAAATTTGAAGTAACTACCACTCTGCCAATGGATTTAGATGATTCCTCAACTTTGATAATGGATTTACAGAAAGCAGAAAGAGCAGCAGTATGTGAATTAGCACCGAACTTGATTTGTTCGAGTATAGAAAATAGATATTTTAAGGAAGAGTACATTAATGCTATAAGACCGTCTTATAGTTTTAATGAAATTGAGCTTGTATACAAAGATGTTATTCCAGCTCTTATTGAAATTATTAATACTGAAGTACCTATTGTTGTTAATTCCTCAATATATATACGAGATCTTTGGAAGGAAGTAGACTATAAAATTGATAAGCTTCAGCAAAAAAAGTCTATAGATATAAAGTATATAACAAAAATGAAGAATTTCCGGAATTGGTGGTATACACAATTACAAGATGACATATTACCAACAAGCACAGTAATGGTTTTTAGCCATGGGGATTTTTGGGAAGGAAACATACTACAAAGTAACAATGGATTAAAAGTTATTGATTGGAACACAGCCAGTATGCGAAGTTATTTTTTTGATTTATATTTTGTACTGTTTAGTCTTACTTCTAGAACCATTGATACACAGTATGGAATCTATAGATTAAACCAAGAATTAAGCGAATCAATTGATTTTCTCAGTAAGACTTTAATCAATAGCAATCGTTTTGAAGGAATTCCAAAACAAGTGGTAAACACAGATTTTTATCGTCTACTATTTTATTTGGATTTTATGTTATTGAAATTGAAAGAGTTTAATACTGAAGATATTAAACATATGAAAGAGTTTGTAAGATGGCTCGACTTATTTGAAGAACTCGAAAAATGTAATTCAGTGCCAATGACCAGTAAGGAAAAATTGACCACAATCTGA
- a CDS encoding glycosyltransferase — MKKKILFMVINMNVGGTEKALLNMIKEMPDNDYEITILMLEKYGGFLDSIPGNVKVEYVDGYQEIKELLNPPPLEVVKGFLRTGRLFKAAGFFTASLLSKLLNDKSLLMKYALKSVPGLKVEYDIAVAYAGPMDLISFFVAKKIKADRKIQWIHFDVTKIGFNDKFAGKMYRNYNQVFVVSNEAREKLLAKIPWITEKTTVFKNIISSSIIYHQSSLIQGFNDKFDGIRILTVGRLTNEKGQDLAIKAMAQLVADGYKVRWYCIGDGMCRQEYESLIKNYKLSNHFKLLGEIPNPYPFMSECDIYVQPSRYEGFCITILEAKLFNKPIVATHVNGVNEQIVQNKTGIIVKINESDIYKGVKKIIEDKSVRVRLKDNLQSENTIASNKNVNPFEKVSL; from the coding sequence ATGAAGAAAAAAATCCTTTTCATGGTTATTAACATGAATGTCGGCGGCACTGAAAAAGCTTTGTTAAATATGATAAAAGAAATGCCTGACAACGACTATGAGATTACTATATTGATGCTTGAAAAGTACGGCGGCTTTCTGGATTCGATACCAGGTAACGTAAAGGTTGAGTATGTGGATGGCTATCAGGAGATAAAGGAGCTGTTGAATCCTCCTCCTCTTGAGGTTGTAAAAGGCTTTTTACGTACAGGGCGGCTATTTAAAGCAGCTGGCTTTTTTACTGCCAGCCTCCTTTCAAAGTTACTAAACGATAAAAGCCTGCTGATGAAATATGCTTTAAAAAGTGTGCCTGGACTGAAAGTTGAATATGACATAGCTGTAGCTTATGCAGGCCCAATGGACCTCATAAGCTTTTTTGTTGCAAAGAAAATAAAGGCTGACAGAAAGATACAGTGGATTCATTTTGATGTTACAAAGATTGGTTTTAACGATAAATTTGCCGGAAAAATGTACCGAAACTATAATCAAGTTTTCGTAGTATCAAATGAGGCACGGGAAAAGTTGTTAGCAAAAATACCGTGGATAACAGAAAAAACAACCGTTTTCAAAAATATCATATCTTCTAGTATCATTTATCATCAGTCATCGCTAATCCAGGGGTTTAATGACAAATTTGATGGAATAAGAATTCTTACTGTTGGAAGGTTAACAAATGAAAAAGGTCAGGATTTAGCAATTAAAGCAATGGCACAGTTAGTAGCTGATGGATATAAGGTCAGGTGGTATTGTATTGGTGATGGGATGTGTAGACAAGAATACGAAAGCTTAATTAAGAACTATAAATTAAGTAACCATTTTAAGTTATTGGGTGAAATCCCCAATCCATATCCTTTTATGTCTGAATGTGATATTTATGTTCAACCTTCCAGGTATGAAGGTTTTTGTATTACTATTTTGGAAGCTAAATTGTTTAATAAGCCTATAGTTGCTACTCATGTCAATGGTGTTAATGAACAGATAGTACAGAATAAAACAGGGATCATAGTTAAAATAAACGAGTCAGATATATATAAGGGAGTAAAAAAAATAATTGAAGATAAGTCAGTTAGAGTAAGGCTAAAAGATAATTTACAAAGTGAGAATACTATAGCTAGTAATAAAAATGTAAATCCATTTGAAAAGGTCTCATTATAA
- a CDS encoding glycosyltransferase, whose amino-acid sequence MKKKLLFVIDSLDVAGAEKSLVTLLSMLDYSRFSVDLMLFSHGKTLEKLLPEEVNILPPLKYTNFSKLSLYKSVLYSTKNKNFKMLNARIIYSANIRRKTYSNPQKARIFWESAADVIEANPETYDIAIAYAQCIPTFYVADKVKANKKLAWVNVSYRLEDEDKVFQKKFYEKFDSIVAVSNKTKEIFTETFPEYWDQTEVIFDITNPEFISKMAELGKGFNDEFEGIKILTIGRLANQKGYDIAIKACHMLKEQGNINFRWYALGKGPLEKTIRASIEEKGLSDHFILLGVEANPYPYIKNSDIYVQTSRFEGFGIAIAEARMLNIPVVTTRFDAVFTQMVSGKNGLVVDMNPEAVYEGILKLHNDKELRSSIRNYLKSEKKGNVEEIQKFYKIIG is encoded by the coding sequence ATGAAAAAGAAACTACTATTTGTGATTGATTCGTTAGATGTGGCTGGTGCGGAAAAAAGTCTTGTCACATTATTGTCCATGCTGGATTACTCCAGGTTTTCCGTGGATTTAATGCTGTTTTCTCATGGGAAAACCCTGGAAAAATTGCTGCCTGAAGAAGTGAATATACTGCCACCGCTGAAATATACTAATTTCTCAAAGTTGAGTCTTTATAAGTCTGTCCTTTATTCTACGAAAAATAAAAATTTTAAAATGCTTAATGCAAGAATTATATATTCGGCAAATATCAGGAGAAAAACATACAGTAATCCGCAAAAGGCCAGAATCTTCTGGGAGTCAGCTGCTGATGTGATAGAAGCAAATCCTGAAACATATGATATTGCCATCGCATATGCCCAGTGCATACCGACTTTTTATGTAGCTGATAAAGTTAAAGCTAATAAGAAGTTAGCCTGGGTAAATGTCAGCTACAGACTGGAGGACGAGGATAAGGTATTTCAGAAAAAGTTCTATGAGAAGTTCGACAGCATAGTTGCTGTATCGAATAAAACAAAAGAAATATTTACAGAGACGTTTCCGGAATATTGGGATCAAACAGAGGTTATTTTTGATATTACTAATCCGGAGTTCATCTCGAAGATGGCTGAATTAGGAAAAGGATTTAATGATGAATTTGAAGGAATTAAAATTCTTACAATTGGCAGGCTCGCCAATCAAAAAGGCTACGATATTGCAATAAAAGCCTGTCATATGCTGAAAGAGCAGGGCAATATTAATTTCAGATGGTATGCTTTAGGTAAAGGGCCGTTAGAGAAGACGATTAGAGCGTCTATTGAGGAGAAGGGGCTGTCCGACCACTTTATTTTGCTCGGAGTCGAGGCAAACCCATACCCATACATTAAGAACTCAGATATATACGTCCAGACTTCAAGGTTTGAGGGCTTTGGAATAGCAATCGCAGAAGCGAGAATGCTTAACATACCAGTAGTTACAACCAGATTTGATGCTGTTTTTACCCAGATGGTAAGCGGGAAAAATGGATTAGTTGTAGATATGAATCCCGAAGCTGTTTATGAAGGAATCTTAAAGCTTCACAACGATAAAGAGCTCAGAAGCAGTATTAGGAATTACTTAAAATCAGAGAAAAAAGGAAATGTGGAAGAGATCCAGAAGTTTTATAAAATAATTGGATGA
- a CDS encoding glycosyltransferase: MPPEISVIVPVHNAGPYLRDCVDSILAQMFTNLEVILVNDGSSDNSGSICDEYSKKDTRVIVIHQGCKGVSSARNVGVAAAQGNYIGFVDGDDHIAPHMYEELHSLCVNTDSDIAVCRLGREIDGKIINPVSNEYTKELDHTEALRELFRGKLYRFSLCNKLFKKSCFDNIKFPEGRIHEDLSTTYRLFANSSKTVFKDFIGYLYVKRSNSILTSTFSEKRLDAFTGWEEIVDYMTAEYPQLSDEVLAAFTYGCIDNMYYIINQVDDREKQLDFLSAIQRPVRKYYKEIITNSILNKKYKYLIRTINYDFRLLLYFNQIKRQLARA; this comes from the coding sequence ATGCCACCTGAAATTAGTGTGATTGTACCGGTTCATAATGCAGGTCCTTACCTTAGGGATTGTGTGGACAGTATTTTGGCACAGATGTTTACTAATCTGGAAGTAATACTTGTAAACGACGGCTCATCAGATAACAGCGGGAGCATTTGTGACGAATACAGTAAAAAGGATACCAGAGTCATTGTTATCCATCAGGGTTGTAAGGGTGTCAGCTCTGCGAGAAACGTAGGCGTTGCTGCCGCCCAGGGAAATTACATTGGTTTTGTCGATGGTGATGACCATATTGCCCCTCATATGTATGAAGAGTTGCACAGCTTATGTGTGAACACAGACAGCGATATCGCGGTTTGCCGGCTGGGCAGAGAAATAGACGGAAAGATCATCAATCCTGTCTCTAATGAATATACGAAAGAACTGGATCACACAGAAGCCTTAAGGGAGCTTTTCAGAGGAAAGCTTTACAGGTTTTCGTTATGTAATAAGCTTTTTAAAAAATCGTGTTTTGATAATATCAAGTTCCCGGAAGGACGCATTCACGAGGACCTTTCCACCACCTACAGATTATTTGCCAATTCCTCAAAAACAGTTTTCAAAGATTTTATTGGTTATCTATACGTAAAGAGGAGCAACAGCATACTAACCTCTACTTTCTCAGAAAAGCGGCTGGATGCTTTTACTGGGTGGGAAGAAATCGTTGATTATATGACTGCAGAATATCCTCAGTTGTCAGATGAGGTCTTAGCAGCGTTTACTTACGGCTGTATTGATAATATGTACTATATCATTAACCAGGTGGATGACAGGGAGAAACAACTGGATTTTTTATCGGCTATCCAGCGGCCTGTCAGAAAATATTATAAAGAAATTATCACTAACTCAATACTGAACAAAAAATATAAATATTTAATAAGAACAATCAATTATGATTTCAGGCTCCTTCTTTATTTTAACCAAATAAAAAGACAACTGGCCAGAGCGTAA
- a CDS encoding adenylyltransferase/cytidyltransferase family protein — MKQYKIGYTTGVFDLFHVGHLNILKKAKEQCDHLIVGVSTDKLVLEYKNKQPVTSFEDRKAIVEGIKYVDQVVPQFNRDKYSAWEHLLFDVMFVGDDWKGNALFAELEMRFSQVGVDIVYFPYTKGVSTTLVKEKIRS; from the coding sequence ATGAAGCAGTATAAAATAGGTTATACGACGGGGGTATTTGATTTATTTCACGTCGGCCACCTAAATATATTAAAAAAAGCGAAGGAACAGTGCGATCACCTAATTGTGGGCGTCAGTACTGATAAGCTTGTACTGGAATATAAAAATAAGCAGCCAGTAACTTCTTTTGAAGACAGAAAGGCTATTGTAGAGGGTATAAAATATGTTGACCAAGTAGTTCCTCAGTTTAACAGAGATAAATATTCAGCCTGGGAGCATTTACTTTTCGATGTCATGTTTGTTGGTGACGACTGGAAAGGAAATGCTCTTTTTGCTGAATTAGAAATGCGTTTCAGCCAGGTAGGAGTAGATATTGTTTATTTCCCGTATACAAAGGGAGTTTCCACGACTTTGGTAAAAGAGAAAATAAGGTCCTGA